A stretch of the Panicum virgatum strain AP13 chromosome 9N, P.virgatum_v5, whole genome shotgun sequence genome encodes the following:
- the LOC120687700 gene encoding uncharacterized protein LOC120687700: MDNREWMYTGRVTRASMTNEWIEKTNEFLEGAWAQAEGSRFMWCPCKSCGNQKRKTKKVMGEHLVNYGFTPDYTRWIFHGEAHRMRDEVVRQRIDECDAAGGIGDMLHDYEEAHFGEGPQEEEPEASTKSFYEMLEAAQKPLHGQTKVSQLDGIGRLMALKSQFGLSRDAFESMLTVFGSILPEDHILPKTMYQATKILSALKMPYEQIHSYPNGCILFRKEHEAETYCPKCKASRFLEVDAGDDQPKRQLTIPVKIVRYLPFIQRIQRLYMTEETTKQMTWHKKRCSIQP; this comes from the coding sequence ATGGATaaccgtgagtggatgtacaccGGCCGGGTAACTCGAGCTAGCATGACCAATGAATGGATTGAGAAGACTAACGAGTTCTTGGAAGGGGCATGGGCGCAAGCTGAAGGGTCGAGATTCATGTGGTGTCCCTGCAAGAGTTGTGGAAACCAGAAACGAAAGACAAAGAAGGTCATGGGCGAACATCTTGTCAATTATGGATTTACGCcagactatacccggtggatctttcacggtgaagcccatcgtatgagggacgaggtcgtgAGGCAACGCATCGATGAATGTGATGCTGCTGGTGGGATTGGGGACATGTTACACGACTATGAGGAggcacatttcggtgaaggaccgcaggaggaggagccagaggcaagCACAAAGTCGTTTTAcgagatgttggaggcggcACAGAAACCTCTTCACGGCCAAACAAAGGTTTCTCAGCTGGACGGCATTGGACGTCTTATGGCCTTAAAGTCCCAGTTTGGCCTGAGCCGAGACGCCTTTGAGAGTATGTTGACCGTTTTTGGGAGCATTCTTCCGGAAGATCACATTCTGCCCAAGACAATGTATCAGGCGACGAAAATCCTTAGTGCactgaagatgccatatgagcagatacattCTTATCCTAATGGGTGCATTTTATTTAGGAAAGAGCACGAGGCTGAAACTTACTGTCCAAAATGCAAAGCCTCAAGATTCCTAGAGGTGGATGCAGGTGACGATCAGCCTAAGAGGCAGCTCACGATTCCTGTGAAAATCGTACGTTACCTTCCGTTCATTCAAAGGATCCAAAGACTCTATATGACCGAGGAAACCACgaaacagatgacatggcacaaaaaaAGGTGTTCGATACAACCCTGA
- the LOC120692041 gene encoding uncharacterized protein LOC120692041, producing MEKAEAIYEEYKDGPFTFKHCWKILRDEPKWQVQLEEGAQSNKRNLDIEGSVGELTPSLAQSEDRPIGNKKAKKEAKKEAKKCLSQMDDVLQQLTKLQGTNESREKMLETQKHVSSEKLESARLNHLAAKENAKSAMLETYRALSMKDTSAMADDVRVEHLAFMRCVRESIFGKTELDANGSS from the exons ATGGAGAAGGCTGAAGCTATCTATGAGGAATACAAAGATGGTCCATTTACGTTCAAGCATTGTTGGAAAATTCTACGTGATGAACCAAAGTGGCAAGTGCAACTAGAGGAAGGGGCGCAGTCAAATAAAAGGAATTTGGATATTGAGGGGAGTGTAGGAGAGCTCACTCCCTCTTTGGCACAATCTGAAGATCGTCCAATAGGCAACAAAAAGGCAAagaaagaggcaaagaaagAGGCCAAGAAGTGCCTTTCTCAGATGGATGATGTGCTACAGCAGCTTACAAAACTTCAGGGCACAAATGAAAGTCGAGAAAAGATGTTGGAAACCCAGAAACACGTTTCAAGCGAGAAGCTTGAATCAGCTAGACTTAACCACCTTGCAGCTAAAGAAAATGCTAAGTCAGCTATGCTGGAGACGTACAGAGCACTCAGTATGAAAGATACAAGTGCAATGGCTGATGATGTCAGAGTTGAGCACTTGGCATTTATGAGATGTGTGAGGGAGAGTATATTTGGCAAAACTGAATTAG ATGCAAATGGCAGCTCTTAA
- the LOC120689838 gene encoding NAD(P)H-quinone oxidoreductase subunit S, chloroplastic-like has translation MAPPPTTASFLRPPPLPHHPHPRLLSRPPSASFRVAEILGGRGLCNGEVGVRKELASSPPPFNTTTSLSPESSAESTPTDAAPPAVDPDAFEKELLGLTGGFPGGEVGLKNFVAKNPPPPPRSKKSESRPQAGLSAPPRPPELPLLLPGMVVLVKNTNNAYHKYCGIVQRVTDGKVAVLFEGGNWDRLITFNLHELEGREKGPPMVNPKSVVLEDLVAELDDDDDKEDEAAKEKEPEGGVAAA, from the coding sequence atggcgccgccgcccaccaccgcctccttcctccgcccgccgccgctgccccaccACCCTCACCCGCGCCTGCTTTCCCGGCCTCCCTCCGCCTCCTTCCGCGTCGCAGAAATTCTCGGCGGCCGTGGCCTCTGCAACGGCGAGGTCGGCGTCCGCAAGGAActcgcctcctcccctccccctttCAACACCACCACCTCCTTGTCGCCCGAGTCCTCCGCAGAGTCCACGCCCACGGACGCCGCGCCGCCAGCGGTGGACCCGGACGCCTTCGAGAAGGAGCTCCTGGGCCTCACCGGTGGCTtccccggcggcgaggtcggcctCAAGAACTTCGTCGCCAAgaacccgccgcctcctccccgttCCAAGAAATCCGAGTCCCGACCCCAAGCCGGcctctccgcgccgccgcggccgccggagctcccGCTGTTGCTGCCCGGCATGGTGGTGCTGGTGAAGAACACCAACAACGCCTACCACAAGTACTGCGGGATCGTCCAGCGCGTCACCGACGGCAAGGTCGCGGTGCTCTTCGAGGGCGGCAACTGGGACAGGCTCATCACCTTCAACCTCCACGAGCTCGAGGGCAGGGAGAAGGGCCCGCCCATGGTCAACCCCAAGTCCGTGGTGCTAGAGGACCTCGTCGCGGAgctcgacgacgatgacgataaGGAGGACGAGGCGGCCAAGGAGAAGGAGCCCGAGGGCGGCGTTGCAGCGGCATGA